Proteins from a genomic interval of Quercus lobata isolate SW786 chromosome 11, ValleyOak3.0 Primary Assembly, whole genome shotgun sequence:
- the LOC115967241 gene encoding uncharacterized protein LOC115967241 isoform X6, producing the protein MLVLVMNYLKYLDSHEWVKAEGNSTTVGITNHAHNHLGKVLEVNEELNDSLGTINKSEWNRREKITIFSFSWLTETECLNIVDHLRLGATLEFQYSASQFELPFAFLKVVIPDVLFVYCTCKCPCLFPIDSLPIKGRRYHWAAIACAHMTKDG; encoded by the exons TTATGAACTATCTTAAGTATCTTGACTCTCATGAATGGGTGAAAGCTGAGGGGAATTCTACTACCGTTGGTATAACCAACCATGCTCACAATCATTTAG GGAAAGTGCTTGAAGTAAACGAAGAGCTCAACGACTCCCTTGGTACG ATTAACAAGTCAGAATGGAACAGGAGAGAAAAGATaaccatattttctttttcatggtTGACTGAAACTGAATGTCTCAATATTGTGGATCATCTAAGACTAGGAGCTACACTAGAGTTTCAGTACAGTGCCAGCCAATTTGAACTTCCTTTTGCATTTCTTAAGGTTGTGATACCTGATGTTCTGTTcgtttattgtacatgcaagtGCCCATGCCTTTTTCCTATCGATAGCCTTCCCATTAAGGGGAGGAGGTACCACTGGGCTGCAATTGCTTGTG CCCATATGACAAAGGATGGATAA
- the LOC115967241 gene encoding glycine cleavage system H protein 2, mitochondrial-like isoform X4 — protein sequence MLVLVMNYLKYLDSHEWVKAEGNSTTVGITNHAHNHLGDVVYVELPYVGAPVSQGSSIGVVESVKVTNDINSPISGKVLEVNEELNDSLGTVIIGGRVNGTFTSKAYDDIVKELVEKFDMEINKDKVKNRQKILKKNFHECYDIFKDGLSSFGCNDSLNMWTAEPEVWEPLITPKSR from the exons TTATGAACTATCTTAAGTATCTTGACTCTCATGAATGGGTGAAAGCTGAGGGGAATTCTACTACCGTTGGTATAACCAACCATGCTCACAATCATTTAGGTGATGTTGTCTACGTTGAATTACCATATGTGGGAGCTCCAGTATCACAGGGCAGCAGCATTGGTGTGGTCGAAAGTGTCAAGGTTACTAATGATATTAATTCTCCCATTTCAGGGAAAGTGCTTGAAGTAAACGAAGAGCTCAACGACTCCCTTGGTACG GTGATCATAGGTGGTAGAGTTAATGGAACTTTTACCTCTAAGGCATATGATGACATAGTGAAAGAGTTGGTTGAAAAATTTGACATGGAAATTAACAAGGATAAGGTGAAAAATCGACAAAAGATACTGAAGAAGAATTTTCATGAATGCTATGACATATTTAAAGATGGATTGAGTAGTTTTGGATGTAATGATTCTTTAAATATGTGGACAGCTGAACCAGAAGTTTGGGAGCCACTCATAACG CCAAAAAGTAGATGA
- the LOC115967241 gene encoding glycine cleavage system H protein 2, mitochondrial-like isoform X5, producing MLVLVMNYLKYLDSHEWVKAEGNSTTVGITNHAHNHLGDVVYVELPYVGAPVSQGSSIGVVESVKVTNDINSPISGKVLEVNEELNDSLGTDCIGALDRTHIRVKVSNEDVPRYRGRKGYTTQNVLAACSFDLKFTYVLPGWEETASNSRIIKNTLTRNDNLKIPQGKFNSNTY from the exons TTATGAACTATCTTAAGTATCTTGACTCTCATGAATGGGTGAAAGCTGAGGGGAATTCTACTACCGTTGGTATAACCAACCATGCTCACAATCATTTAGGTGATGTTGTCTACGTTGAATTACCATATGTGGGAGCTCCAGTATCACAGGGCAGCAGCATTGGTGTGGTCGAAAGTGTCAAGGTTACTAATGATATTAATTCTCCCATTTCAGGGAAAGTGCTTGAAGTAAACGAAGAGCTCAACGACTCCCTTGGTACG GATTGTATTGGGGCACTTGATAGAACACATATTCGTGTCAAAGTTTCAAATGAGGATGTACCAAGATATCGGGGTAGAAAGGGTTACACAACACAAAATGTGTTGGCGGCATGctcatttgatttaaaatttacatACGTATTACCAGGTTGGGAAGAAACTGCttcaaattcaagaataataaaGAATACTTTAACTAGAAACGACAACTTGAAAATCCCACAGggtaaatttaattcaaatacGTATTAG
- the LOC115967241 gene encoding glycine cleavage system H protein 2, mitochondrial-like isoform X1: MLVLVMNYLKYLDSHEWVKAEGNSTTVGITNHAHNHLGDVVYVELPYVGAPVSQGSSIGVVESVKVTNDINSPISGKVLEVNEELNDSLGTINKSEWNRREKITIFSFSWLTETECLNIVDHLRLGATLEFQYSASQFELPFAFLKVVIPDVLFVYCTCKCPCLFPIDSLPIKGRRYHWAAIACAHMTKDG, encoded by the exons TTATGAACTATCTTAAGTATCTTGACTCTCATGAATGGGTGAAAGCTGAGGGGAATTCTACTACCGTTGGTATAACCAACCATGCTCACAATCATTTAGGTGATGTTGTCTACGTTGAATTACCATATGTGGGAGCTCCAGTATCACAGGGCAGCAGCATTGGTGTGGTCGAAAGTGTCAAGGTTACTAATGATATTAATTCTCCCATTTCAGGGAAAGTGCTTGAAGTAAACGAAGAGCTCAACGACTCCCTTGGTACG ATTAACAAGTCAGAATGGAACAGGAGAGAAAAGATaaccatattttctttttcatggtTGACTGAAACTGAATGTCTCAATATTGTGGATCATCTAAGACTAGGAGCTACACTAGAGTTTCAGTACAGTGCCAGCCAATTTGAACTTCCTTTTGCATTTCTTAAGGTTGTGATACCTGATGTTCTGTTcgtttattgtacatgcaagtGCCCATGCCTTTTTCCTATCGATAGCCTTCCCATTAAGGGGAGGAGGTACCACTGGGCTGCAATTGCTTGTG CCCATATGACAAAGGATGGATAA
- the LOC115967241 gene encoding glycine cleavage system H protein-like isoform X3 codes for MLVLVMNYLKYLDSHEWVKAEGNSTTVGITNHAHNHLGDVVYVELPYVGAPVSQGSSIGVVESVKVTNDINSPISGKVLEVNEELNDSLGTVIIGGRVNGTFTSKAYDDIVKELVEKFDMEINKDKVKNRQKILKKNFHECYDIFKDGLSSFGCNDSLNMWTAEPEVWEPLITVNYHFL; via the exons TTATGAACTATCTTAAGTATCTTGACTCTCATGAATGGGTGAAAGCTGAGGGGAATTCTACTACCGTTGGTATAACCAACCATGCTCACAATCATTTAGGTGATGTTGTCTACGTTGAATTACCATATGTGGGAGCTCCAGTATCACAGGGCAGCAGCATTGGTGTGGTCGAAAGTGTCAAGGTTACTAATGATATTAATTCTCCCATTTCAGGGAAAGTGCTTGAAGTAAACGAAGAGCTCAACGACTCCCTTGGTACG GTGATCATAGGTGGTAGAGTTAATGGAACTTTTACCTCTAAGGCATATGATGACATAGTGAAAGAGTTGGTTGAAAAATTTGACATGGAAATTAACAAGGATAAGGTGAAAAATCGACAAAAGATACTGAAGAAGAATTTTCATGAATGCTATGACATATTTAAAGATGGATTGAGTAGTTTTGGATGTAATGATTCTTTAAATATGTGGACAGCTGAACCAGAAGTTTGGGAGCCACTCATAACGGtaaattaccattttttgtga
- the LOC115967241 gene encoding glycine cleavage system H protein-like isoform X2, giving the protein MNYLKYLDSHEWVKAEGNSTTVGITNHAHNHLGDVVYVELPYVGAPVSQGSSIGVVESVKVTNDINSPISGKVLEVNEELNDSLGTINKSEWNRREKITIFSFSWLTETECLNIVDHLRLGATLEFQYSASQFELPFAFLKVVIPDVLFVYCTCKCPCLFPIDSLPIKGRRYHWAAIACAHMTKDG; this is encoded by the exons ATGAACTATCTTAAGTATCTTGACTCTCATGAATGGGTGAAAGCTGAGGGGAATTCTACTACCGTTGGTATAACCAACCATGCTCACAATCATTTAGGTGATGTTGTCTACGTTGAATTACCATATGTGGGAGCTCCAGTATCACAGGGCAGCAGCATTGGTGTGGTCGAAAGTGTCAAGGTTACTAATGATATTAATTCTCCCATTTCAGGGAAAGTGCTTGAAGTAAACGAAGAGCTCAACGACTCCCTTGGTACG ATTAACAAGTCAGAATGGAACAGGAGAGAAAAGATaaccatattttctttttcatggtTGACTGAAACTGAATGTCTCAATATTGTGGATCATCTAAGACTAGGAGCTACACTAGAGTTTCAGTACAGTGCCAGCCAATTTGAACTTCCTTTTGCATTTCTTAAGGTTGTGATACCTGATGTTCTGTTcgtttattgtacatgcaagtGCCCATGCCTTTTTCCTATCGATAGCCTTCCCATTAAGGGGAGGAGGTACCACTGGGCTGCAATTGCTTGTG CCCATATGACAAAGGATGGATAA